In Patulibacter sp. SYSU D01012, a single window of DNA contains:
- a CDS encoding glycosyltransferase family 2 protein: MSATTSPQTPHSPSTEPEDQLLVSVVIPCLNEEENIVAVVTQAREAIQAAGVSGEVVVADNNSTDRSAELATQAGARVVHVPQRGYGAAYMGGFSAAKGKYIVMGDADLTYDFHEIPNFVRELDAGADLVMGNRMNNIQPGAMPWLHQYVGNPLLSGFLNLLFKTGVRDAHCGMRAVRRSALPAMDLRTPGMEFASEMVIRASKAKLDIREFDIQYHPRGGESKLSTWRDGWRHLRFLLAHSPTHLFLVPGLVLLVLGVLVMAMVVGGLNLFGRDWSIHTLMGGSLLTIIGVQIVSLGLCAHAYGMYFMGDVDPWFDRMRSRYRLEHGLMLGGVAIIVGLIAAVVIVIDWASGGFGALSQTNLALVAVTLIVIGVQTFFSSFLLSIIGLRGKDPV, encoded by the coding sequence ATGAGCGCCACCACCTCGCCCCAGACGCCGCACTCGCCCTCCACGGAGCCCGAGGACCAGCTCCTCGTCTCCGTCGTGATCCCGTGCCTGAACGAGGAGGAGAACATCGTCGCCGTCGTCACCCAGGCGCGCGAGGCGATCCAGGCGGCCGGGGTCAGCGGCGAGGTCGTCGTGGCCGACAACAACAGCACCGACCGGTCCGCCGAGCTGGCGACCCAGGCCGGCGCGCGCGTCGTGCACGTGCCCCAGCGCGGCTACGGCGCGGCGTACATGGGCGGCTTCTCGGCCGCCAAGGGCAAGTACATCGTCATGGGCGACGCCGACCTGACGTACGACTTCCACGAGATCCCCAACTTCGTGCGCGAGCTCGACGCCGGGGCCGACCTGGTCATGGGCAACCGGATGAACAACATCCAGCCCGGCGCCATGCCGTGGCTGCACCAGTACGTCGGCAACCCGCTGCTGTCGGGCTTCCTCAACCTGCTCTTCAAGACCGGCGTGCGCGACGCCCACTGCGGCATGCGCGCCGTCCGCCGCAGCGCCCTGCCGGCGATGGACCTGCGCACGCCGGGCATGGAGTTCGCGTCCGAGATGGTGATCCGCGCGAGCAAGGCGAAGCTCGACATCCGCGAGTTCGACATCCAGTACCACCCGCGCGGCGGCGAGTCGAAGCTGTCGACCTGGCGCGACGGCTGGCGGCACCTGCGCTTCCTCCTCGCCCACAGCCCGACGCACCTGTTCCTCGTGCCCGGCCTGGTGCTCCTCGTGCTCGGCGTCCTCGTGATGGCGATGGTCGTGGGCGGCCTGAACCTGTTCGGGCGCGACTGGTCCATCCACACGCTGATGGGCGGCTCGCTCCTGACGATCATCGGCGTGCAGATCGTGTCGCTCGGCCTGTGCGCGCACGCCTACGGCATGTACTTCATGGGCGACGTCGACCCGTGGTTCGACCGCATGCGCTCGCGCTACCGCCTGGAGCACGGCCTGATGCTCGGGGGCGTGGCGATCATCGTGGGGCTGATCGCCGCGGTCGTGATCGTCATCGACTGGGCGTCCGGCGGCTTCGGCGCGCTCAGCCAGACCAACCTGGCGCTCGTCGCCGTCACGCTCATCGTCATCGGCGTGCAGACCTTCTTCTCGAGCTTCCTGCTCTCGATCATCGGCCTGCGGGGCAAGGACCCCGTCTGA
- a CDS encoding glycosyltransferase, with protein sequence MDASLYFRHLRRLLTGLPRRAALTVQHLGWRELVRRVGRAPQRLLPSGALGGIGDATGPARAWYAREGRPVAVVIPTYGDPSLVATAVRSVRRTTDPRLTRIVVCDDASAPEHVAALKLLAVEEGVDLVLGDEQRGFAANCNRGLRVVRREEDAVLLNSDVVAQQGWLAALQYAAYRRDFDLVGAKLLYPDTSIQFGGMVRNRDQPIWFDHRFRFQAADHPSANVEGPTLAATGACLYVTREALDDLGLLDEGYGMAYEDVDYAMRAWAHGRRVGYAPQAVLIHHESKTRGTTQGDRELASQRRFWERWGGELNERRVRAEDGGLRVIYVTQDTGIGGGHRVIFTHLNGLLERGHHPELWTLDEDGAPDWFDLKVPVRRFDSYAELAHELGPVDAIKVATWWETSSWVWEASVLHGVPVYLVQDVESSYYTAPVDQQKVHASYREEFAYLAGSIWVAEELKTLGVADPTVFTPGLDVETYRELPGAARKERSVLSTARSNPLKDFPLTRAAYGALPAPRPELVLFGTEPELADGLDGPVQFHRFPSDERVNELLNEATVLVQTSKHEGFCLPPLEAMAAGAAVVSTDSNGNRDFCRDGVNCLMPDRDPAAVAAAIQRLLDDAELRERLVAAGRVTAASYAWPKRLDALERFYTALAEERATAPQAVAPTTR encoded by the coding sequence ATGGACGCCTCGCTCTACTTCCGCCACCTGCGCCGCCTGCTGACCGGCCTGCCCCGCCGCGCCGCGCTGACGGTGCAGCACCTGGGCTGGCGCGAGCTCGTGCGCCGCGTCGGCCGCGCCCCGCAGCGGCTGTTGCCCAGCGGCGCGCTGGGCGGCATCGGCGACGCCACCGGCCCCGCGCGCGCCTGGTACGCCCGCGAGGGCCGGCCGGTCGCGGTGGTCATCCCCACGTACGGCGACCCGTCGCTCGTCGCGACCGCCGTCCGCAGCGTCCGTCGCACGACCGATCCGCGCCTGACGCGCATCGTGGTCTGCGACGACGCGTCCGCCCCCGAGCACGTGGCGGCCCTCAAGCTGCTGGCGGTCGAGGAGGGCGTCGACCTGGTCCTGGGCGACGAGCAGCGCGGCTTCGCGGCCAACTGCAACCGCGGCCTGCGCGTCGTGCGCCGCGAGGAGGACGCCGTCCTGCTCAACAGCGACGTGGTGGCGCAGCAGGGCTGGCTCGCCGCGCTGCAGTACGCGGCCTATCGCCGCGACTTCGACCTGGTCGGCGCCAAGCTGCTCTATCCCGACACGTCGATCCAGTTCGGCGGGATGGTGCGCAACCGCGACCAGCCGATCTGGTTCGATCACCGGTTCCGCTTCCAGGCCGCTGACCATCCGTCGGCGAACGTCGAGGGCCCGACCCTGGCGGCCACCGGCGCCTGCCTGTACGTCACCCGCGAGGCGCTGGACGACCTGGGCCTGCTCGACGAGGGCTACGGGATGGCGTACGAGGACGTCGACTACGCGATGCGCGCGTGGGCGCACGGCCGCCGCGTGGGCTACGCGCCCCAGGCCGTCCTGATCCACCACGAGAGCAAGACCCGCGGCACCACTCAGGGCGACCGCGAGCTGGCGTCGCAGCGGCGCTTCTGGGAGCGCTGGGGCGGCGAGCTGAACGAGCGGCGCGTCCGGGCCGAGGACGGCGGCCTGCGCGTGATCTACGTGACGCAGGACACCGGCATCGGCGGCGGCCACCGCGTCATCTTCACCCACCTGAACGGCCTGCTCGAGCGGGGGCACCACCCCGAGCTGTGGACGCTCGACGAGGACGGCGCGCCCGACTGGTTCGACCTGAAGGTGCCGGTGCGGCGGTTCGACTCCTACGCCGAGCTCGCGCACGAGCTGGGCCCGGTCGACGCGATCAAGGTCGCCACGTGGTGGGAGACGTCCTCGTGGGTGTGGGAGGCCTCCGTGCTGCACGGCGTGCCCGTCTACCTGGTGCAGGACGTCGAGAGCTCGTACTACACCGCGCCCGTCGACCAGCAGAAGGTGCACGCCAGCTATCGCGAGGAGTTCGCGTACTTGGCCGGGTCGATCTGGGTGGCCGAGGAGCTGAAGACGCTCGGCGTGGCCGACCCGACGGTCTTCACCCCCGGCCTGGACGTCGAGACGTACCGCGAGCTGCCGGGCGCGGCGCGTAAGGAGCGCTCGGTCCTGTCGACCGCACGCTCGAACCCGCTGAAGGACTTCCCGCTGACCCGTGCCGCGTACGGCGCGCTGCCGGCGCCGCGTCCCGAGCTGGTCCTGTTCGGCACCGAGCCCGAGCTGGCGGACGGCCTGGACGGGCCGGTGCAGTTCCACCGCTTCCCCTCCGACGAGCGCGTGAACGAGCTGCTCAACGAGGCGACGGTGCTGGTGCAGACGTCGAAGCACGAGGGCTTCTGCCTGCCGCCGCTCGAGGCGATGGCCGCCGGCGCCGCGGTGGTCTCCACGGACTCCAACGGCAACCGCGACTTCTGCCGCGACGGTGTGAACTGCCTGATGCCGGACCGCGACCCGGCCGCCGTCGCCGCGGCGATCCAGCGGCTGCTGGACGATGCGGAGCTGCGCGAGCGCCTGGTCGCCGCGGGCCGCGTCACCGCGGCCAGCTACGCGTGGCCGAAGCGCCTGGATGCGCTGGAGCGCTTCTACACGGCGCTCGCCGAGGAGCGCGCGACGGCGCCGCAGGCCGTGGCGCCCACGACGCGCTGA
- a CDS encoding glycosyltransferase family 2 protein, translating into MRSLSVAIPVLNGGPLLGRVLDALVAQDAPNLREVVVCDSGSTDGSDERAAAAGARVVRISRAEFGHGRTRNLLMRETRGDVVAFLTQDAVPGTRGWLRALTGAFDLADDVALACGPYLPRPTASVATTRELTQMFGGMAGVGGTPTLYRAADVPRPLRPSPATFHTDANGALLREAWQDVPFRDVAYAEDQLLAIDLLRAGWARAFVPTAAVEHSHDYPPGERFRRLFDEFRALHEVYGTRTSARPRHLVGTVRRQTVEDRAWALQHGASRRAADRATLASLAYHAERAVAAAAGTRADRLSPRLRRWLSRDGIATVEPIDLDA; encoded by the coding sequence GTGCGCTCCCTCTCGGTCGCCATCCCCGTCCTGAATGGCGGCCCGCTCCTGGGCCGTGTCCTCGACGCGCTGGTGGCCCAGGACGCGCCGAACCTGCGCGAGGTCGTCGTCTGCGACTCGGGCTCGACGGACGGTTCGGACGAGCGCGCGGCCGCGGCCGGCGCGCGGGTGGTCCGCATCTCGCGTGCCGAGTTCGGCCACGGACGCACGCGCAACCTGCTCATGCGCGAGACGCGCGGCGACGTCGTGGCGTTCCTGACGCAGGACGCCGTGCCCGGCACGCGCGGCTGGCTGCGCGCGTTGACGGGCGCGTTCGACCTGGCCGACGACGTCGCGCTGGCGTGCGGGCCGTACCTGCCGCGGCCGACGGCGAGCGTCGCCACCACGCGCGAGCTGACGCAGATGTTCGGGGGGATGGCCGGGGTCGGCGGCACGCCGACGCTCTACCGGGCGGCCGACGTGCCGCGCCCGCTGCGGCCCTCCCCCGCCACGTTCCACACGGACGCCAACGGCGCCCTGCTCCGCGAGGCGTGGCAGGACGTACCGTTCCGCGACGTCGCGTACGCCGAGGACCAGCTGCTGGCGATCGACCTGCTGCGTGCCGGCTGGGCGCGGGCGTTCGTGCCCACCGCGGCGGTCGAGCACTCGCACGACTATCCGCCCGGCGAGCGCTTCCGGCGGCTGTTCGACGAGTTCCGGGCCCTGCACGAGGTGTACGGCACGCGGACGAGCGCCCGTCCGCGGCACCTGGTGGGCACCGTGCGTCGCCAGACGGTCGAGGACCGCGCGTGGGCGCTGCAGCACGGCGCCTCGCGGCGCGCCGCCGACCGGGCGACGCTAGCGTCTCTGGCCTACCACGCCGAGCGGGCCGTGGCGGCCGCGGCGGGCACCCGCGCCGACCGCCTGTCCCCGCGCCTGCGGCGCTGGCTCTCCCGCGACGGCATCGCGACCGTCGAGCCGATCGATCTGGACGCCTGA
- a CDS encoding ABC transporter ATP-binding protein produces MSSPAIVVDGVRKSFRRPHHQTHTLKERALHPFRRVGHDEFTAVDDVSFSVEEGEFFGIVGRNGSGKSTLLKMLAGIYGADAGDIWLRGRLSTFIELGVGFNPDLGARDNVMLNAIMLGLTPSVARSRYDAVIDFAELRDFEDVKLKNYSSGMHVRLAFSVMIQVDADVLLIDEVLAVGDAAFQQKCFDQFNRLRDEGRTMVLVTHDMGAVKRFCDRAMLMERGRVVEQGDPERVGANYLAVNFSEDREASAASIGAGAVDLNRQGDGRARVERMTVEDDRGEPRLLIQRGETVVVRFELQFVEDMLEPSVGLVVEDDQHRPVFSGNSIWVQRPVGNFRAGDRAEAIVRFENVFASGRYTVTPYVASRGAADLEFADRRKDFGSFVSAGPNDTGAITVLDHDVEVRALGHDRPAALPATEVRS; encoded by the coding sequence GTGTCGTCTCCTGCGATCGTGGTCGACGGCGTCCGAAAGTCCTTCCGCCGTCCGCATCACCAGACGCACACGCTGAAGGAACGGGCGCTGCATCCCTTCCGGCGCGTGGGGCATGACGAGTTCACCGCCGTGGACGACGTCTCGTTCTCCGTCGAGGAGGGCGAGTTCTTCGGCATCGTCGGCCGCAACGGCTCGGGCAAGAGCACGCTGCTGAAGATGCTCGCCGGCATCTACGGCGCGGACGCTGGCGACATCTGGCTGCGCGGCCGGCTCTCCACGTTCATCGAGCTCGGCGTCGGATTCAACCCCGATCTCGGCGCGCGCGACAACGTGATGCTCAACGCCATCATGCTCGGCCTGACCCCGTCAGTCGCCCGTTCGCGCTACGACGCCGTGATCGACTTCGCCGAGCTGCGCGACTTCGAGGACGTCAAACTCAAGAACTACTCGTCGGGCATGCACGTCCGTCTCGCGTTCTCGGTGATGATCCAGGTGGACGCCGACGTGCTGCTGATCGACGAGGTTCTGGCGGTCGGTGACGCGGCGTTCCAGCAGAAGTGCTTCGACCAGTTCAACCGCCTGCGCGACGAGGGCCGCACCATGGTGCTCGTCACGCACGACATGGGGGCCGTGAAGCGGTTCTGCGACCGCGCCATGCTGATGGAGCGCGGCCGCGTCGTCGAGCAGGGCGACCCCGAACGTGTCGGCGCCAACTACCTGGCCGTGAACTTCAGCGAGGACCGCGAGGCCTCTGCGGCGAGCATCGGCGCAGGCGCGGTTGACCTGAACCGCCAGGGCGACGGCCGCGCGCGCGTCGAGCGGATGACCGTCGAGGACGACCGCGGCGAGCCGCGACTGCTCATTCAGCGCGGCGAGACCGTCGTCGTGCGGTTCGAACTGCAGTTCGTCGAGGACATGCTGGAGCCCTCCGTCGGCCTAGTCGTCGAAGACGACCAGCACCGTCCCGTCTTCTCGGGCAACTCGATCTGGGTGCAGCGCCCGGTGGGCAACTTCCGCGCCGGCGACCGCGCCGAGGCGATCGTGCGCTTCGAGAACGTATTCGCGTCGGGCCGCTACACCGTCACGCCCTACGTCGCCTCGCGCGGGGCCGCCGACCTGGAGTTCGCGGACCGACGCAAGGACTTCGGGTCGTTCGTCTCGGCCGGACCGAACGACACGGGCGCGATCACCGTCCTCGACCACGACGTCGAGGTGCGAGCCCTCGGGCACGATCGCCCCGCGGCCCTGCCCGCGACGGAGGTCCGCTCGTGA
- a CDS encoding ABC transporter permease — MSTTDVAADIERIKAAGGKRIPGPGAYVGSLRRMANLTWTLGFLEFRLKFFGAILGYLWQLMRPAMLFGVYFVLFTEIVPVSKDVKYFAPLLLFGIMMYQFFGDATGSAVRAVPAAEGLVRKIHFPRIVIPVSVVVTALLNLAVNLIAVLVFIGISRVPLRWSWLEFFPMLALLVVFILGLALLLSALFVRFRDVAPIWEVFSLALFYGTPILYPIDTVDSRVLQQIVMCNPLAVVQQQMRHSIFDPSAATAVEAIGGWTMMLIPIGITVFVFVLGAWTYSRIAPHVAEEL; from the coding sequence GTGAGCACGACCGACGTCGCCGCGGACATCGAGCGGATCAAGGCCGCCGGTGGCAAGCGGATCCCCGGTCCCGGCGCCTACGTCGGGTCGTTGCGGCGCATGGCCAACCTCACGTGGACGCTTGGGTTCCTTGAGTTCCGCCTGAAGTTCTTCGGCGCGATCCTCGGCTACCTGTGGCAGCTGATGCGGCCGGCGATGCTCTTCGGCGTCTACTTCGTGCTGTTCACGGAGATCGTCCCGGTCAGCAAGGACGTGAAGTACTTCGCGCCGCTCCTGCTGTTCGGAATCATGATGTACCAGTTCTTCGGCGACGCGACGGGATCCGCCGTCCGTGCCGTCCCGGCGGCCGAGGGGCTCGTCCGCAAGATCCACTTCCCGCGGATCGTCATCCCGGTGTCCGTCGTGGTGACGGCGCTGCTCAACCTGGCCGTCAACCTGATCGCGGTCCTCGTGTTCATCGGGATCTCGCGGGTGCCGCTGCGGTGGTCGTGGCTCGAGTTCTTCCCCATGCTCGCCCTGCTGGTCGTGTTCATCCTGGGCCTCGCGCTGCTGCTGTCGGCGCTGTTCGTGCGCTTCCGGGACGTCGCGCCCATCTGGGAGGTCTTCAGCCTGGCGCTGTTCTACGGCACCCCGATCCTGTATCCGATCGACACGGTCGATAGCCGTGTGCTGCAGCAGATCGTCATGTGCAATCCGCTGGCCGTCGTCCAGCAGCAGATGCGGCACTCGATCTTCGACCCCTCCGCGGCGACGGCGGTCGAGGCCATCGGGGGCTGGACGATGATGCTCATCCCGATCGGCATCACGGTCTTCGTGTTCGTCCTCGGCGCGTGGACGTACTCGCGCATCGCGCCGCACGTCGCCGAAGAGCTCTAG
- a CDS encoding glycosyltransferase, with translation MPDRRIAIVSRDVAPANSGGIAAYVSALLRLLGPVADVVLFTREGNRAQLDEAIAAGSPIAPGGDVEVVYVRDDPENGPGSFYTDMHRYSADVHDALVAHYGDHGPDLVEFPDYLGEGAVTVQAARTGGATFRDTAVVVRAHTSVEMCSVLDGHLPVEFPSRMTFELERYALRYADAVLVGGGDIGGTYDRFYAGRVARLETIRHPYLHAVQPPSPPVDRAHDDMLHLLYLGRLERRKGIENLVRVIRDTGVGVVLTIVGGDTNTAPRGISVREHLELATPHDWRIRFHDAVPPEDVPGLFAGHDAVVLPSLWECWPNVGLEGLAAGLPLIATPVGGLVEMVGAPDDAGDRPGGWLSRDPGRPALAERLEQLMEEPGTVRRPQVGERARAQFEALTAEGPVLEAYERLAAAGAADRPRRAASGRAAPSVTVVVPYYQLEEHVEETVASALAQTHRNTRVVIVNDGSTAPEDRVLVELARDPRVSVVTQANTGLGAARNLGIRVSSSDYVLPLDADNVLEPTFVARALEVLEADPEMAFVTSWSLYVDEHGVPHEGIDRGYQPIGNSSDLVRENNVAGDAVALFRRSVFDDGYWYDEELTSFEDWYHYWRLHDAGRVGHVIPERLFRYRVRSSSMIREFGIDSTARLLGEMQSRRREEEVEWCPWNA, from the coding sequence GTGCCCGACCGACGGATCGCCATCGTTTCGCGCGACGTGGCCCCCGCCAACAGCGGCGGGATTGCGGCTTACGTCAGCGCGCTGCTGCGCCTGCTCGGGCCGGTAGCCGACGTCGTGCTGTTCACCCGCGAGGGCAACCGCGCGCAGCTGGACGAGGCGATCGCGGCGGGCAGCCCGATCGCGCCGGGCGGCGATGTCGAGGTTGTGTACGTGCGGGACGACCCCGAGAACGGCCCCGGGTCGTTCTACACGGACATGCACCGCTACAGCGCGGACGTGCACGACGCCCTGGTCGCGCACTACGGCGACCACGGCCCCGATCTGGTCGAGTTCCCGGACTACCTGGGTGAGGGCGCGGTCACGGTACAGGCCGCACGCACCGGCGGCGCGACGTTCCGCGACACCGCGGTCGTCGTCCGCGCCCACACGTCGGTCGAAATGTGCTCCGTCCTGGACGGCCACCTGCCCGTCGAGTTTCCGTCGCGGATGACGTTCGAGCTCGAGCGCTACGCGCTCCGCTACGCCGACGCCGTCCTCGTGGGCGGCGGCGACATCGGCGGCACGTACGACCGTTTCTACGCCGGCCGCGTGGCGCGCCTCGAAACCATCCGCCACCCGTACCTGCATGCCGTGCAGCCCCCGTCGCCCCCGGTCGACCGGGCCCACGACGACATGCTGCACCTGCTCTACCTCGGACGCCTGGAGCGGCGCAAGGGGATCGAGAACCTGGTGCGCGTGATCCGCGACACGGGCGTCGGCGTCGTGCTGACGATCGTCGGTGGCGACACGAACACCGCGCCGCGCGGCATCTCCGTCCGCGAGCACCTGGAGCTGGCCACGCCGCACGACTGGCGCATCCGCTTCCACGACGCGGTGCCGCCCGAGGACGTGCCGGGCCTCTTCGCCGGCCACGACGCGGTCGTGCTGCCGTCGCTGTGGGAGTGCTGGCCCAACGTTGGTCTGGAGGGGCTGGCGGCGGGGCTGCCGCTCATCGCCACTCCGGTCGGCGGCCTCGTCGAGATGGTCGGCGCCCCCGACGACGCCGGCGACCGGCCCGGCGGATGGCTCAGCCGCGACCCCGGCCGTCCGGCGCTGGCCGAGCGTCTCGAGCAGCTGATGGAGGAGCCCGGCACCGTCCGCAGACCCCAGGTGGGCGAGCGGGCCCGGGCGCAGTTCGAGGCGCTCACCGCTGAGGGGCCGGTCCTGGAGGCCTACGAGCGCCTGGCCGCCGCCGGTGCCGCCGACCGGCCCCGCCGTGCCGCGTCCGGGCGGGCCGCGCCGAGCGTGACGGTCGTGGTGCCGTACTACCAGCTCGAGGAGCACGTCGAGGAGACGGTCGCGAGTGCGTTGGCGCAGACGCACCGCAACACCCGCGTGGTGATCGTCAACGATGGCTCCACGGCGCCCGAGGACCGCGTCCTCGTTGAGTTGGCGCGCGACCCGCGCGTCTCCGTGGTGACGCAGGCCAACACCGGTCTCGGAGCCGCGCGAAACCTCGGCATCCGTGTGTCGTCGAGCGACTACGTCCTGCCGCTCGACGCCGACAACGTCCTCGAGCCGACGTTCGTCGCGCGGGCGCTCGAGGTCCTCGAGGCTGACCCCGAGATGGCGTTCGTCACGTCGTGGTCCTTGTACGTCGACGAGCACGGCGTGCCGCACGAGGGCATCGACCGGGGCTACCAGCCGATCGGCAACAGCTCCGACCTGGTGCGCGAGAACAACGTCGCCGGCGACGCGGTGGCGCTGTTCCGGCGCAGCGTGTTCGACGACGGCTACTGGTACGACGAGGAGCTCACGAGCTTCGAGGACTGGTACCACTACTGGCGCCTGCACGACGCGGGACGGGTGGGCCACGTCATTCCCGAGCGCCTGTTCCGGTACCGAGTCCGGTCGTCGTCGATGATCCGCGAGTTCGGCATCGACTCCACCGCCCGCTTGCTGGGCGAGATGCAGAGCCGTCGCCGCGAAGAGGAGGTCGAGTGGTGTCCCTGGAACGCTTGA
- a CDS encoding methyltransferase domain-containing protein gives MSLERLSAEAVNESSLEALEHRHRYEAVRRFCAGRRILDLCCGVGYGSAIVAAEARSVLGVDLSRDAIDEAERTFGHLDGVSFACGDAVEWLEDADRMRDVDVLLCFEGVEHIAEKERLLDALVAVAGSGTTVIFSVPNSRRYEEDNAFHLNNFDREAVDRWAARFATPAEIWEQWHAQGSYIGREPAPATPPAPLLAPVPAEARPHGWATHYLVLVNADTAEADESARMSWAVEPVNARWLESLRRANRELWRTNARLADTDMRPRGTYAAAAASVIDRWKSRALAAEKQVRATAHAAASYEEIRNRQAVKAALTTAKHIRRMRDRVGL, from the coding sequence GTGTCCCTGGAACGCTTGAGCGCAGAGGCCGTCAACGAGTCGTCGCTCGAGGCGCTCGAGCACCGGCATCGCTACGAGGCCGTGCGGCGCTTCTGCGCCGGTCGCAGGATCCTGGACCTGTGCTGCGGCGTCGGCTACGGCTCGGCCATCGTCGCGGCGGAGGCGCGGTCCGTCCTGGGTGTCGACCTGTCGCGCGACGCCATCGACGAGGCGGAGCGCACGTTCGGCCATCTGGACGGCGTCTCCTTCGCTTGCGGCGACGCGGTCGAATGGCTCGAGGACGCCGACCGCATGCGCGACGTCGATGTGCTCCTGTGCTTCGAAGGGGTCGAGCACATCGCCGAGAAGGAGCGTCTCCTCGACGCTCTGGTGGCGGTGGCCGGCTCGGGCACCACGGTCATCTTCTCGGTGCCGAACTCGCGGCGCTACGAGGAGGACAACGCCTTCCACCTGAACAACTTCGACCGGGAGGCGGTCGACCGCTGGGCCGCGCGCTTCGCCACGCCGGCCGAGATCTGGGAGCAGTGGCATGCCCAGGGCTCGTACATCGGTCGTGAGCCGGCGCCCGCGACTCCGCCCGCGCCGCTCCTTGCGCCCGTGCCCGCCGAGGCGCGGCCTCACGGCTGGGCGACCCACTACCTAGTCCTCGTCAACGCCGACACGGCGGAGGCCGACGAGTCGGCCCGCATGTCGTGGGCCGTCGAGCCGGTGAACGCCCGGTGGTTGGAGAGCCTGCGGCGAGCGAATCGCGAGCTGTGGCGCACCAACGCCCGCCTCGCCGACACCGACATGCGCCCCCGCGGCACGTACGCGGCCGCAGCGGCGTCGGTCATCGACCGCTGGAAGTCCCGGGCACTCGCCGCCGAAAAGCAGGTGCGGGCCACGGCGCACGCGGCGGCGAGCTACGAGGAGATCCGCAACCGTCAGGCGGTCAAAGCCGCATTGACGACCGCGAAGCACATCCGTCGAATGAGGGACCGGGTCGGCCTGTGA
- a CDS encoding transglycosylase family protein yields MGKKHTFAALAAASAIFAGAPAVVSAAEPSPGLKDAYDTVYQRVERAGGEPGRNIAKDGVREDGAPRSATRAEVLDSLGVLRRMHLSLKPGSATAQASATGSAATAATSSGTSATPAPAATGGAGAGLEGVAACESGGDPSAVSADGQYRGKYQFDRQTWESVGGSGDPAAAPEAVQDQLAAKLQAQRGSSPWPVCGG; encoded by the coding sequence ATGGGCAAGAAGCACACGTTCGCCGCGCTCGCCGCGGCTTCTGCGATCTTCGCCGGCGCGCCGGCCGTCGTCAGCGCCGCCGAGCCGTCTCCCGGCCTGAAGGACGCGTACGACACCGTCTACCAGCGCGTCGAGCGCGCGGGGGGCGAGCCCGGGCGCAACATCGCCAAGGACGGCGTGCGTGAGGACGGGGCGCCGCGCTCCGCCACGCGCGCCGAGGTCCTCGACTCGCTCGGCGTCCTGCGCCGGATGCACCTGAGCCTGAAGCCGGGCAGCGCCACGGCGCAGGCATCCGCCACCGGCAGCGCTGCGACCGCCGCCACGTCGTCCGGCACCTCCGCCACCCCGGCCCCCGCCGCCACGGGTGGCGCCGGCGCGGGCCTCGAGGGCGTCGCCGCCTGCGAGTCCGGCGGCGACCCGTCCGCGGTGTCGGCCGACGGCCAGTACCGCGGCAAGTACCAGTTCGACCGCCAGACCTGGGAGTCGGTCGGCGGCTCCGGCGATCCCGCCGCGGCCCCGGAGGCCGTCCAGGACCAGCTCGCGGCCAAGCTGCAGGCCCAGCGCGGGTCGAGCCCCTGGCCCGTCTGCGGGGGCTGA
- a CDS encoding glycosyltransferase family 2 protein produces MSAGPARRSRTRWWLRRAVVEATKVPSWSLRPASREPRRVRLLALLAVRDEGALLPGYLASVGPHVDGIVALDDGSTDGSAEILEAAPQVLEVLRVPPDRAAWEDVAAHRRLVAAGVRHGADWLVSLDADERVERDFRARAERVIRRGGRLGATAFAVRIRELWDDPHHVRVDGIWGAKTQARLFAARADHAFDERPFHGQKAPLQATVLGGRVPFADLLVYHLRMIEPAARAARRARYEELDPQALAQPGVGYAYLTDERGLRRRAVPRRRGFDDRPAAERAG; encoded by the coding sequence ATGAGCGCCGGTCCGGCCAGGCGCTCGCGGACGCGGTGGTGGCTGCGCCGCGCCGTCGTCGAGGCCACGAAGGTGCCGTCGTGGTCGCTGCGGCCGGCGTCCCGCGAGCCGCGGAGGGTCCGCCTGCTGGCGCTGCTCGCCGTTCGCGACGAGGGCGCGCTGCTGCCGGGCTACCTGGCGAGCGTCGGCCCCCACGTCGACGGCATCGTGGCGCTGGACGACGGCTCCACGGACGGCTCGGCCGAGATCCTGGAGGCCGCCCCGCAGGTGCTCGAGGTCCTGCGCGTGCCGCCGGACCGCGCCGCCTGGGAGGACGTCGCCGCGCACCGCCGCCTCGTCGCGGCCGGGGTGCGCCACGGAGCGGACTGGCTGGTCAGCCTGGACGCCGACGAGCGGGTCGAGCGCGACTTCCGGGCCCGTGCCGAGCGGGTGATCCGCCGCGGCGGGCGGCTCGGCGCGACCGCCTTCGCGGTCCGGATCCGCGAGCTGTGGGACGACCCGCACCACGTGCGCGTCGACGGCATCTGGGGCGCGAAGACGCAGGCGCGGCTGTTCGCCGCCCGCGCCGACCACGCCTTCGACGAGCGCCCGTTCCACGGGCAGAAGGCGCCGCTGCAGGCGACCGTCCTGGGCGGGCGCGTGCCGTTCGCCGACCTGCTCGTCTACCACCTGCGGATGATCGAGCCGGCGGCCCGGGCCGCCAGACGCGCCCGGTACGAGGAGCTCGATCCCCAGGCGCTCGCGCAGCCCGGCGTGGGCTACGCGTACCTGACGGACGAGCGAGGGCTGCGCCGCCGGGCGGTGCCGAGGCGGCGAGGGTTCGACGACCGCCCCGCCGCCGAGCGCGCCGGCTGA